In Gossypium arboreum isolate Shixiya-1 chromosome 6, ASM2569848v2, whole genome shotgun sequence, the following are encoded in one genomic region:
- the LOC108485799 gene encoding ribonuclease 1-like: MGIKQFIGYALVVFASLVVSAQGSDFAFYKLSLIWPTSACYPLSNCKTPLPTFFTIHGLWPTFANDTAVPAYGPNNRCNANPVGPDAAVARLTPIQDRLNQRWPNLRAGVENSVFWRHEWQNHGICSDYPQDPLSYFNDTLNLATSTKFDPFKALGVQPSNTPYLLNTLLQNVYKNVGAYPQISCSQRSGGALYLREIRFCLTRTKKTPPSVVQSCPTRVAGGCKDPLTNNVHFPPAS, encoded by the exons ATGGGTATTAAGCAATTTATAGGTTATGCTTTAGTTGTGTTTGCAAGCTTGGTGGTGTCAGCTCAGGGCTCCGATTTTGCATTTTATAAACTGAGTCTGATATGGCCGACTTCTGCATGTTATCCACTCTCCAACTGTAAGACTCCATTACCTACTTTCTTCACCATCCATGGGTTATGGCCAACATTTGCCAATGACACCGCAGTTCCTGCTTATGGGCCTAATAATAGATGCAATGCCAATCCTGTTGGTCCTGATGCTGCTGTG GCTAGACTAACACCCATTCAAGACAGACTAAACCAAAGGTGGCCAAACCTTAGGGCAGGGGTCGAAAACTCTGTTTTTTGGAGACATGAATGGCAAAACCATGGGATATGCTCTGATTATCCTCAAGATCCTTTGAGTTATTTTAATGATACCTTAAATCTTGCAACTTCCACCAAATTCGACCCTTTCAAAG CTTTGGGAGTTCAACCATCAAACACTCCCTATCTTTTAAACACATTGCTACAAAATGTGTACAAGAACGTGGGAGCCTATCCTCAAATCTCATGCAGTCAACGATCAGGAGGCGCACTTTATCTGAGAGAGATCCGTTTCTGCCTCACAAGGACCAAGAAAACGCCACCTTCGGTGGTTCAAAGCTGCCCCACCAGAGTTGCCGGTGGATGTAAAGACCCTCTCACCAACAATGTTCA